taagcgaaggttggggggagtgtcatcatcataataaaactaaaataataaaaaaagcactccttcatggtatgagattgttggcaggcacccgaggattcggttagccatggtttgtgaaagaaaggttggaaggagtgccacacaaaatgaaaataaaatgggagccgctctttgaaggttgtctggcaagggggttagagtacccgctaccagtcgttgacaacaacaaacacctctcaaaatgttacttttattctctttatatgattgcaaaaatgaaaaagctctagcacatgatttaatccctgcttccctctgcgaagggcctgtcttttactttatgttgagtcagtaaacctatttccctccatctcaagcaagcatttgagtagttgtgatcaaaccattatattgtgatttgtttcatcatgtcttttattcttccttgtttagtacaagttttatctgaatgaatatagctttgcaagttatcaatgatcatgaagagaccattatgattgagtatgcaagttgtgccttataaattttaacatGAGAACGctgcaatgagataagtataatctgttaattgttctctgaccaagaacgaagtttgccattaccaattatgatttcttatgcacctttatttgtgattaccttatacttgtttcaagttgagttatatgaggaagttgtctactataatgtcttgtgtgaatgagtatgatgcttcttgtccgtattttatttatcgactcttcactctataaacatgtggtcctgtttaccgagctcagtttcgcttggggacaagcgaagtctaagcttggggggagttgatacgtccaatttgcatcactattttatatcataatttgctgttattcattgatatatttcatattgggacacaatacttatgttatttcatctattttgcatgtttcatcattatttgaggatcaagcaccggagccaggattctgctggaaaaagcaccgtcagaacgcaatatttcggaagatcaactgtggaaggaaattataccaaaaatcctatttttcaagatgacgaaggaagccagaaggaggagccagctggacccagggtgggcccacaccatagggtggcgcggcccatggcctggccgcgccaccatgtggtgtggggggcccacagcccctttcgcctccttttcttcgcgaaacccttcgtcccgaaaacctaagccacagagggtacctcgcgaagagttacaaccgcctctgcggggcggagaacaccagagagaaaagagctctccggcgggcaggaatccgccggggaaattccctccgggagggggaaatcgacgccatcgtcaccgtcatcgagctggacatcatctccatcaccatcatcatcatctccaccatcatcactgccgtctccaccgctggacaccgtcaccgccgtagcaatttgggtttgatcttgattgtttgataggggaaactctccatgtatcgatctctacttgttgttgatgctattgagtgaaaccattgaaccaagtttatgttcagattgttattcatcatcatatcacctctgatcatgatccatatgatgtctcgcgagtagttcgtttagttcttgaggacatgggtgaagtctaaatgttagtagtgaactatggttgagtaatattcaatggtatgctatttaagttgtggtgttattcttctagtggtgtcatgtgaacgtcgactacatgacacttcaccatttatgggcctaggggaatgcatcttgtattcgtttgccaattgcggggttgccggagtgacagaaacctaaacccccgttggtatatcgatgcaggagggatagcaggatctcagagtttaaggctgtggttagatttattcttaattactttcttgtagttgcggatgcttgcaaggggtataatcacaagtatgtattagtcctaggaagggcggtacattagcataggttcacccacacaacacttatcataacaatgaagattatttagccgtatgtagcgaaagcactagactaaaatcccgtgtgtcctcgagaacgtttggttattataagtaaacaaaccggcttgtcctttgtgctaaaaaggattgggccactcgctgcaattgttactctcgcactttacttactcgtactttattcaactgttacatcaaaactccctgaatacttgtctgtgagcatttacagtgaatccttcatcgaaactgcttgtcaacaccttctgctcctcgttgggatcgacattcttacttatcgaaaatactacgatacaccccctatacttgtgggtcatcaccatggcggcgcgcggcggatcggaggagaggggagaggggagaggggaggggagaggggagaggggagaggtgaacaggcgggggagggcacgggcgagatgatataagttaccttaattctgtggcgcacccgagcaggtgcgccacagaatcaactacttctgtggcgcaccgaagctcgtgcgccacagaaagagttatttctgtggcgcagcacgccatgtgcgccacagaaatacctacagtaataattggtggtggcaggatgtgggccccacatagtttctgtggcgcatgcttcagtagtgcgccacaaaattaagctatttctgtggcgcacccagaatggtgcgccacaaaataatattctgtggcgcatttttagtggtgcgccacagaactaagctctgcctataagggttttcctactagtgtcacttcatttaaatcttgtcccaagtactttcatatgaagtttgtaccactggtcaaatactctcatgtgaaatacttggtgatattaaatcatttgtagaattgttaaatagtatgaggtactctacctcatttaaatcattttctcaaatgatgatgatgaatggttgacttaggtcaacatgatttcatgtaagattgtttgagaaattaaatcttaagaagattcaatgagaggaaattattcctcaagaactatatggaaactatcatttacatatgatagGGAATTATTTTTCCataataaagaaaaccaatgcaccaaattgtattaagtgtgtgcttagaatagtttgtgtgattttttttatgtttagaatagccaatgaattggtcGAGTGatcatacctcgtattcaaatttagacgctagcactggagaatacccggaggaagaaggttgctaccaagaggaggaagaggagaactttgaccactaccaagacaagctaatattcttgcaaagtgcaaagccctttggggaaaggcaccattagtcttacctttcttaccacaagcctatcccaagtttttacattacaagcttttacttgtttattcaaagagttacttttatagttaactttggtctaagttaaagaaggttactagagtagtaaagttagtctcaaagctagccaagcaagattagcacccctcatgattagtgctagtgcaacttgactactctagatgggaacatgtgacttgaattgaatttgaaaccttggaatgatgagtcattccattgaatgaattttgaaggtgaatatgacttggagaagatggtgatttttgataaaactgatattggtttgattgtgatacctttccaatattgagtacccccacaatacctgattatgggtagggcttaactggaaatttatgcatcttagtatgggttccctctgaacacacatcataggggttatgccgaggctgcctccgttgttgagaaatgatgtgaattgaggtgaattgtacggccaagccctgtgcagttcccaggttgacagttggtcttcactgggaggccaagctcatggggagaggtgctcatactagggtttgtaagtgaaaggttatggttgatgatccgcgtactgtgttacgatgattcggggtaatcccgacggatgaaatcaaatattgtggcacaagtgtgcaacctctgcagagtgtaaacctattcgaatagccgtgtccacgattacggacggttggaaaggccatacagtttccggtgtcagattcttgaaaatgttgatgaaatgaatggtgaattggtgacttgtggtgaatcacaacaaatgttgtgtgaataacactaatgttcccactggagttagttagcacatgaataagtcttttctcaaatacttgtgaactaaaattggctttatgcaaataaactagagcttagcacccctgactagaattgttagcacttacactagtattagtttgtgagtacttaaagtactcacggctttgtccctggctattcaaatggccagagtatgaagatgaacagaactaccaaggagatgaccagcaggacgcctacgacaactaggagtcttccgacgtcaagcgttggcctgtggactagagagtccattgatctttacgcttccgctatgaacttgtgtttgttcgttgatcaatagatcaactatttgtgtaatatggatcatctgattcaagttgtaagacaatatggtttgtaatgaatgatgactatgatacttaactcttatgcatcgcaacaacaatattcctgggattgcgatgaatgacataataggcatccagacttaaaaatccgggtgttgacacaatgTCAGCTAGCAACAACCTTCAAAAGGGTTTTCTTTCTCCCACtgattgattaaaccttggtttcttactgagggaaaacttgctgctgcgctcatcataccttcctcttggggtttcccaactgcgTGCTCTACGCACATCACTCCTGGGAGTTAGAATTTTTAATGATATATAActttatattattattattattatattttTAAATCTCGGATGGAATTAGTGCGCTCTTAGCACCTGCAATCAACACACGTGTATAATCGGGTTTAGACCATCATTATTTAAGTTACGCCCATGAGCACGTATACAAGATGGAATTATAGATATCATATTAAGACAATCTGGAGAATGAGGTAACTAATGTGTGACAGATCTGGAATATTAGTTGCAATATCTGCTTAGGTACATTTTATATCTATCATGGACACATGTTCATAATTGGTTTTAATCCTTTAATTGTACTAATCACCATAACAATATGAACATACATCCATCCTTTGTTAATGGCAAAAAATAAATGATTTCTAATCCCATTTTGGTATCCAGGTATGACAACATGTCAAGACAAATATACTTACACATAGGGTGATCTTTTGTGGTGCGATAATcgataaatatgaaatatatatgGATCATTTATAACAAAAGATATTGCCAATATCCTCATTTATTCTCCCCTTATTATTTTGGTGTGAAGCGGTGGAGATATTTGCACATTGGCGTAGGCATAATTTTCAAATGGACGGTCGAGATCAACCGGCCTAGGGGAGGCGCTCCTCTCGTTTTCCCTATAAATACCCAGGCATAGAGGGGCTACAAGGCACACAACACCAAATTAGACCTGAAGCAACAAGAGCAAAAAGAGATCTATCCTGCATTTGCTACCCCTCCTGTTCCATAAGCTCTAGCTAGCTCTAAGGTCCCTATTTCTTGCTTTAGTTTCCCTTTTATTCATCATCATCTAGAAGTTTATATATCTGTGATTTACATAGAAGAGACTGTTAGAGGTGCAATCATGCATAtgcatctatatgtacatgttgtGTTTTTTCATGTTTGTTTTTATGCTAAGGTCATCCTTAAAAGGTTTTTGATTCTACCTATTGTAGAACAACGCATGAAAAATATATCCATATGTAGCACAAGATTTGCTTGTTCTATTTCATCATTTTGTGATGTTCCTGTAATCCTCTTAAATGCAAATCTAGTTTTTCCATCTTTCCCTCATGAGTATTAATAAAGTGCGCACACGTCTCGCAATAGAAACATTTGATGAGTTGAACTTACTGCTAGATTTAGCATATATTTCCATCAGCTGGCATGTACTTCAAGCAAATACCTAACTTCCAGATTATTTCTAATGATTTTGCAACTATTTATATATACAACATTTTGGTTttaattgtttttttatttttgttattAAGAATACCTTAGAAGAATCGCTTTACACGTATTGCGTGGATTAGAAATAATAAACATATGTATTCTATTTGCAGTTTGCTTAGCTAATGACGACTTCCACCGTCCAAGGATCCCCCGTGAAGGCCCTTATTGTGGAGGATACGCCTGTTCATGCATTTATTCTCTCCACCATCCTGCGGAAGTTCCACTGTGAGATTACTGTGGCTGAAAATGGGAACGAAGCTGTGCAACTGTTTCTCGAGGGAAAGAAGTTTGACATTATATTTTGTGACAAGGAAATGACAGTAATGTCCGGTCCTGAGGTATTACAattaatttttcatttttttcatgttTCCTAAATAgatatttttttttttactttatagTTTGCTTGAATGTACATTTTTCCTTATTTGGCAGGCCATTGAGAAGATCCGTGCTTTGGGAGAATGTCATGTGAAGATTGTTGGAGTATCAGCCGGTTATGATCTCGAACAATCATTCATGAGcgctggtgctgatatatttctgCCCAAACCAATGAAGTTTGAAGTTGTCGGGCCTATTATTCAGGAGGTCATGAATAAGAAGAATAATTCCATGGTCTAAGCGCGATTAAGTTTCCTCAAGAAATGGAGTGAATAAGATGTTGAGCTCATATGTATACGAGCATGCTAGCATTATCGTATTTGTTTAGTTTTATCGTATTGTCATTTTATTTCTAGTTCATGTTAAAGGTTGTATTTAGCAAGAAGGGCAAGAGAGGCTTCCAATATATATCTCCTTCAATTGAATGCAATACTATTTGGATTACTTCTGTTGTGTAAGGTAGAAATCTAATTAACACACTAGTAGGGAAAACGCTATAGAGGAACGCTCATTGGCAGCGCACCCATCAAAATGCACGCGACTGGTATTAGTAGTTGCATACCAAAAGTAAGCACGCGACTGGTTCACGTGTAATGGAAGCGTAACGGAGGGTAGCGCACGCGACTAGTATGTGGGACCTGGCTGTACTCAGGTCCATAAAGTACCCGCAGTCGTTCTCACGGGGCACGCGACTGCTATCTCCATACCAGTCGCGTGTACCTTTGTCCGCCTGTTGCCAATATATTAGGCTGACATGCACGAATCAGGAAAAATACTAGCCGCGTGCCTTATTTTTGGCACACTGCTCTATCAACTTAGTGGTAgcgtgccctattttgggcacccTCCTAGTAATTTCAGTTTTCAAATAAAatcatagaaaattcaaaaaataaaattctTTGAGATGGCCAagtgttatgtcatctagttttaaGGAAACTTAACAAACAgttaattttgatatattatgcaaaatggggtCATGTCTCGGTAAAACGGAATTTCTGGTCGCATAGGACCTCCGGTGATAATCTTTattatatgaaaatgtatctacgcAAAACTTTACATCCGATTTCAATTCCCTCTGTGTTAGATATTTTTTAGATTCCAAAAAATTAAAAAGTAAAACAGagttttttcaggttttagatttttgatgaaaaaattcaaaaaattcgcTCTCTCCAGCTTCTCCACTTTATCCCTCCTCGTCTCCTCTTTCTCTCCTCCACCTTCTCCCCACCTCCTCTTCCACTTCTTTCCCTCCTTCTCTACCCAAGAGATTTTCTGCAATGGCGACAGCAAcggaactttttgtggatggaggctcgggtgtttaggttttcccaagatcgtgaataaataggagaAGGAGATAGGTCGGTGGGGTGacggtggccccacaccacccctaagCGAGGCCAGGGGGCCCACGCCTACAGCTGGTGAGGCCCTCTCCGACTCTCCTCTAGACTCCGTCTTCGTTTCGATAAAATAGGCACttcggcttttatttcgtccaattctgagaatatttcctgtacaacttttctgaaatacaaaaacagtagaaaacatggaactgacactatggcatcttgtcaataggttagttccagaaaatgtataaagtgaaacgaagtgtaaacaaatcatgtacaaattggtgtaaaacaagcatggagcatcaaaaattatagatacatttgagacgtatcaaacatcccCAAACTTAACTCATGCTCATCcttgagtaggtaagtgataacaaaattaatttttaggtgacatgaagccaacacaatcttgatcaaactattgtaaagcattgtaagctgggatcaaagtactctaaacatcggcatgatagatataatgctaacaatagaacttagcaactatgttatatcatgagaagtaactcaaacaaaggaccatgaataattgtgcattcaaaacaactgtttgtttatgagcatagagaaaacatatcaAAGTGGTACCTAGCTTGTCCTTGATGGAATAGCTAACCATAAATgttaggacaccttcaaagttcaaaggatgacttgatacaagtaatttaagattaAGCAATAGaaaaatcatgaatcaatcaataagtcttgggactatgcacattatactcagaatgacaactatgctctcttaattggtgcacaaAGCAAGaatatgaagactcaacataaaagtaaaagaaaggcccttctatGAAGGAAGTAACATTAACATGTTCTATAAAccatccaaaaagtatggtactcgttagctttgagctctcattatcCCTATAATAAGCATCTTGAATAGTTAAAGTTAATGTGCGTGCAAATATGACCAAGTTATATGATTGACAAATcataagttgaaaatctcatgccccttgaatacgagcacagaaaatgtgacagaataaaaatatagtttcactagaggtgacctgataagttgtcgatgaagaaggggatgccttgggcatccccaagcttagatgcttgagtcttcttgaaatatgcagggatgaaccacgggggcatccccaagcttacacttttcactcttcttgatcatattatatcatcctcctctcttgacccttgaaaacttcctccacaccaaactcaaaacaatctcattagaggattagtgcataatcaaaaattcacatgttcagagaggacacaatcatttctaacacttctggacattgcccaaagctactgaaagttaatggagcaaagaaatccattcaacacagtaaaagaggcaatgtgaaataaaaggcagaatctatcaaaacagaacagtccgtaaagacgaattttttagaggcacttaacttgctcagatgaagaagctcaaattgaatgaaagttgcgtacgtatctgaggattactcatgatttttcgcagatttttctgagtttcatacagagagatctactcaaattcgtgacagcaagaaatctgtttctgcgcagaaatccaaatctagtatcaaccttactatcaaagactttacttggcacaccaatgcaataaaataaagataaggagaggttgctacagtagtaacaacttccaagacacaaatataaaacaaaaattgcagaagtaaaataatgggttgtctcccataagcgcttttctttaacgcctttcagctaggcgcagaaagtgtaaatcaagtattatcaagagaagaagcatcaacatcataatttgttctaataatagaatcaaaaggcaacttcattctttttctagggaagtgttccataactttcttaagagggaattgatacttaatattccattccttcatatcaataatagcgccaacagttcgaagaaagggtctttccaaaataataggacaagatgcattgcattcaatatccaagacaacaaaatcaacggggataaggttattgttaaccgtaatgtgaacattatcaatcctccccaaaggtttctttatacaattatcagcgagattaacatccaaataacaatatttctatggtggcaagtcaagcatatcatagagtttcttaggcataacagaaatacttgcaccaagatcacataaagcattacaatcaaaatcattgacctttattttaatgatgggctcccaaccatcttccaacttcctaggaatagaagtttcaagttttaatttctcttctctagctttaatgagagcatttgtaatatgttttgtaaaggacaaatttatagcactagcattaggacttctagcaagtttttgcaagaacttaataacttcagagatatgacaattatcaaaatcgaaaccattatgatctaaagcaatgggatcattgtccccaatgttctgaaaaatttcagcacttctatcacaaacagtttcagcagtttcaggcaattgtgcacgctttgtattaggagtagaaacattgccaacacctattattttaccattgatagtaggaggtttagcaacatgtgaagcatcaacattactagtggtggtaatagtccaaactttaactacattattctctttagcaagtttttcttctctttcccacctagcatgcaattcagccgtcattctaatattgtcattaattcgaacttgtatagcgtttgctgtatcaaatgacttaatatatttatcttcattaggcataactttcaattttaaaaagaGCTAGTAAtgtttatcaagctctttttcacgcgttaatatatttatcttcatcagcaagactatcaaccttagaagcaagaacatcaattttaccaagcttttcttcaacagatttgttaaaagcagtttgtgtactaataaatatattccccagcaacggcgccagaaaaagagcttgataacgcgtgaagcacacgtccgttgggaaccccaagaggaaggtgagatgtgtacagcaacaagttttccctcagtaagaaaccaaggttatcgaaccagtaggagatgaaggccacgtgaaggttgttggtgaaggagtgtagtgcgtgatacgtctccgacgtatcgataatttcttatgttccatgccacattattgatgttatctacatgttttatgcacactttatgtcatattcgtgcattttctagaactaacctattaacaagatgccgaagtgccgattctttgtttctgctgtttttggtttcagaaatcctagtaacgaaatattctcggaattggacgaaatcaacgcccagggtcctattttgccacgaagcttccagaagtccgaagaggagacgaagaggggccacgagggggccacaccctagggccgcgcggcccccccttggccgcgcggccctgtggtgtggggccctcgtgccgcctcctgacctgcccttccgcctacttaaagcctccgtcgcgaaaccccctgtaccgagagccacgatacggaaaaccttccagagacgccgccgccgccgatcccatctcgggggatccaggagatcgcctccggcaccctaccggagaggggaatcatctcccggaggactctacgccgccatggtcgcctccggagtgatgtgtgagtagtctacccctggactatgggtccatagcagtagctagatggttgtcttctccccattgtgcttcattgtcggatcttgtgagctgcctaacatgatcaagatcatctatctgtaattctatatgttgcgtttgttgggatccgatgaatagagaatacttgttatgttgattatcaaagttatatctatgtgttgtttatgatcttgcatgctctccgttactagtagatgctctggccaagtagatgcttgtaactccaagagggagtatttatgctcgatagtgggttcatgcctgcattgacacaaggcgatgtgagaaagttctaaggttgtgttgtgctgttgccactagggataaaacattgatgctatgtctaaggatgtagttgttgattacattacgcaccatacttaatgcaatcgtctgttgctttgcaacttaatgcggagggggttcggatgataactttgaaggtggactttttaggcatagatgcagttggatggcggtctatgtactttgtcgtaatgcccaattaaatctcactatactcatcatgatatgtatgtgcatggtcatgccctctttatttgtcaactgcccaactgtaatttgttcacccaacatgctgtttatcttatgggagagacacctctagtgaactgtggaccccggtccaattctctatactgaaatacaatctactgcaatacttgttctactgttttctgcaaacaatcatcttccacacaatacagttaatcctctgttacagcaagccggtgagattgacaacctcactgtttcgttggggcaaagtactttggttgtgttgtgcaggttccacgttggcgccggaatccctggtgttgcgccgcactacatcccgctgccatcaaccttcaacgtgcttcttggctcctcctggttcgataaaccttggtttctttctgagggaaaacttgctgctgtgcgcatcataccttcctcttggggttcccaacgaacgtgtgagttacacgccatcaagctctttttaggcgccgttgccggggagatcaagacacgctgcaaggggagtctccacttctcaatctctttactttgtttttgtcttgcttagttttatttactactttgtttgctgcactaaatcaaaatacaaaaaaattagttgctagttttactttatttgctatcttgtttgctatatcaaaaacacaaaaaaattagttacttgcatttactttatctagtttgctttattttctgttgctaaaatggccaaccctgaaaatactaagttgtgtgacttcacaaccacaaataataatgatttcttatgcacacctattgctccacctgctactacagcagaattctttgaaattaaacccgctttactgaatcttgttatgcgagagcaattttctggtgttagttctgatgatgctgctgcccatcttaacaattttattgaactatgtgaaatgcaaaaatataaagatgtagatggtgacattataaaattaaaattgttccctttctcattaagaggaagagctaaagattg
This region of Lolium perenne isolate Kyuss_39 chromosome 2, Kyuss_2.0, whole genome shotgun sequence genomic DNA includes:
- the LOC127328209 gene encoding two-component response regulator ORR42-like — translated: MTTSTVQGSPVKALIVEDTPVHAFILSTILRKFHCEITVAENGNEAVQLFLEGKKFDIIFCDKEMTVMSGPEAIEKIRALGECHVKIVGVSAGYDLEQSFMSAGADIFLPKPMKFEVVGPIIQEVMNKKNNSMV